A portion of the Deltaproteobacteria bacterium genome contains these proteins:
- a CDS encoding response regulator codes for MGGKILVVDDEVSIRDLLKDTFSNAGYDVRLADGAEQAFDILKEEDIKVIFLDLKLFGMNGIELCKQIKKNNPITIIFAMTGWAALYEIEECREAGFDDFFKKPAKTDILLKAVDDAFEKLDRWRKRYH; via the coding sequence ATGGGTGGAAAAATACTGGTAGTCGATGACGAAGTATCGATTCGGGATTTATTGAAAGATACTTTCAGTAATGCAGGCTACGATGTCCGACTGGCAGACGGAGCTGAACAGGCCTTTGATATTCTGAAGGAAGAAGACATCAAGGTAATATTTCTGGATCTTAAGCTCTTCGGCATGAACGGTATAGAATTATGCAAGCAAATCAAAAAAAATAACCCCATCACCATTATCTTCGCAATGACAGGCTGGGCGGCATTATACGAAATCGAAGAATGTCGGGAGGCAGGATTCGATGACTTTTTCAAAAAACCGGCAAAGACCGATATACTTTTGAAGGCGGTTGATGATGCATTTGAAAAGCTCGATCGCTGGCGGAAGCGCTATCATTGA